The Macaca nemestrina isolate mMacNem1 chromosome 12, mMacNem.hap1, whole genome shotgun sequence genome contains a region encoding:
- the LOC105468668 gene encoding olfactory receptor 52P1-like, producing the protein MKLTNHSHQNPTSFLLMGIPGLEASHFWIAFPFCSMYALVVLGNMVVLLVVHSEPVLHQPMYLFLCMLSTIDLVLCTSIVPKLLALFWAKDAEITFGACAAQMFFIHGFSAVESGILLAMAFDRYLAICRPLHYGLLLSPESVGKLGAAAVLRGLGLMTPLTCLLARLRYCSRVVAHSYCEHMAVVKLACGGTQPNNIYGIIAATLVVGTDSICIAVSYALILRAVLGLSSKEARAKTFGTCGSHLGVILLFYTPGLFSFYTQRFGQHVPRHIHILLADLYLVVPPMLNPIIYGMKTKQIWDGALRLLKWSPAQS; encoded by the coding sequence ATGAAACTCACAAACCATAGCCATCAGAACCCAACCTCCTTTCTGCTCATGGGAATTCCAGGCCTGGAGGCATCCCACTTTTGGATTGCTTTTCCCTTCTGCTCCATGTATGCCCTGGTAGTGCTGGGAAACATGGTAGTGCTGCTAGTGGTACATTCAGAGCCTGTATTGCACCAGCCCATGTACCTGTTCCTCTGCATGCTATCCACCATTGACCTGGTCCTCTGCACCTCCATTGTGCCCAAGCTCCTTGCACTTTTTTGGGCAAAGGATGCTGAGATCACCTTTGGGGCCTGTGCTGCCCAGATGTTCTTTATCCATGGCTTCTCAGCTGTAGAATCTGGTATACTGCTAGCAATGGCCTTTGACCGCTACTTAGCCATCTGCCGGCCTCTGCACTATGGGTTGTTGCTCTCCCCAGAGTCTGTAGGCAAGCTGGGGGCTGCAGCTGTGCTTCGTGGCTTGGGACTCATGACCCCACTCACCTGCTTGCTGGCAAGACTGAGGTACTGCAGTCGAGTGGTGGCCCACTCCTACTGTGAACACATGGCTGTGGTGAAGCTGGCTTGCGGAGGAACACAGCCAAACAACATCTATGGCATCATCGCTGCCACACTGGTTGTGGGCACTGACTCCATCTGTATTGCTGTCTCTTATGCACTCATCCTCCGGGCTGTGTTAGGCCTCTCCTCCAAGGAGGCAAGGGCTAAGACCTTTGGCACTTGTGGCTCCCACCTGGGTGTCATCCTTCTCTTCTACACACCAGGACTCTTCTCCTTCTACACACAGCGGTTTGGCCAGCACGTGCCCCGGCACATCCACATCCTCCTAGCTGACCTCTACCTGGTTGTGCCACCCATGCTCAACCCCATCATCTATGGTATGAAGACCAAGCAGATCTGGGATGGGGCCCTCCGGCTTCTGAAGTGGAGCCCTGCTCAGTCATAG